From a single Eremothecium sinecaudum strain ATCC 58844 chromosome III, complete sequence genomic region:
- a CDS encoding uncharacterized protein (Syntenic homolog of Ashbya gossypii ADL068W; Syntenic homolog of Saccharomyces cerevisiae YIL055C) — MLSYPPPPMPQEAIPNQMIRIRIDNIPPAKNWRHIKGFLTQFIPYEQVLNVRVLPLMPSLTPPFMPLQSCIVLLQQNTDWPSLLMQLNGLQWEYHTLMAIVLPNFIPTDGGAGRLGGVSRPNNSTGSGGNVEIRSRGGGRYENQQDTPVRGMRRSIHSDFEPPDISSLTLNNSVPHHSRRLAQIFNENSFRRQMSQRNMHQLKVSNFPPCLHWDEVVKTTSVAASDSVAKEGGEESKSATAEGSDASEGKKTNSAPGPQPHVLQDEKNEIVPDLTIMTSHPERFGKLKWTILKDFIKLKCPKLLEMENKSHGAVLSNTREFYVGVYEDSSIRVEIILLPEGEPDKIIEGPLSSEQENELKIDKTKRFKVQATLFKAVLGFHSKQLCDLCLEAMHDEEYMLEYKLQVERLPKLNTL; from the coding sequence ATGCTTTCGTATCCACCTCCACCAATGCCTCAAGAGGCTATACCTAATCAAATGATCCGCATTCGCATAGATAATATACCCCCAGCAAAGAATTGGAGGCATATAAAGGGGTTTTTAACCCAGTTTATTCCATATGAACAAGTTCTTAATGTTAGGGTTCTTCCGTTAATGCCATCATTAACTCCTCCTTTCATGCCACTGCAAAGTTGCATCGTTCTGTTGCAGCAGAATACAGATTGGCCAAGCTTATTGATGCAGTTGAACGGATTGCAGTGGGAGTATCATACACTGATGGCTATTGTGCTTCCTAATTTTATACCTACTGATGGTGGTGCCGGGAGATTAGGGGGGGTAAGCCGGCCTAACAACTCTACTGGGTCAGGAGGCAATGTAGAAATCCGATCTAGAGGTGGTGGTCGCTATGAAAACCAGCAAGATACTCCTGTACGCGGCATGCGGAGGTCAATTCATTCTGATTTTGAGCCTCCAGATATATCTAGTTTGACCCTTAATAATTCTGTTCCACACCATTCACGACGTCTGGCACAAATATTCAACGAGAATAGTTTTAGACGGCAAATGTCGCAAAGAAACATGCATCAGCTTAAAGTATCTAATTTCCCTCCATGTTTGCATTGGGACGAAGTTGTAAAGACTACTAGTGTTGCTGCGTCTGATTCTGTCGCTAAAGAGGGGGGTGAGGAAAGTAAGAGCGCGACTGCAGAGGGATCCGACGCTTCTGAAGGTAAGAAAACAAACTCAGCACCAGGGCCACAACCGCATGTCCTTCaagatgaaaagaatgAGATTGTCCCCGATCTGACTATCATGACGTCGCACCCAGAAAGATTTGGTAAACTAAAATGGACTATCCTTAAGGATTTTATCAAGCTGAAGTGTCCTAAACTCCTTGAAATGGAAAATAAATCCCACGGGGCAGTACTGTCAAATACGCGAGAGTTTTATGTTGGGGTATATGAAGATTCAAGTATTCGTGTAGAAATTATTTTATTGCCAGAAGGCGAACCGGACAAGATAATTGAAGGACCCTTGTCATCGGAACAAGAGAACGAATTAAAGATAGATAAGACAAAGCGCTTTAAGGTACAGGCTACGCTATTCAAAGCAGTGCTTGGTTTTCATTCAAAGCAATTATGCGATTTATGCCTTGAAGCCATGCATGATGAAGAATACATGCTTGAGTACAAGCTGCAAGTAGAACGGTTACCAAAATTAAATACTTTATGA